The following proteins come from a genomic window of Mycolicibacterium rufum:
- a CDS encoding 5-(carboxyamino)imidazole ribonucleotide synthase — protein sequence MDGVPRTGSSHPVVAMVGGGQLARMTHQAAIALGQTLRVLAVRSDESAAQVSPDVVLGHHTDYEALRRVAEGATALTFDHEHVPTELLEKLVADGVPVYPPPSALVHAQDKLVMRQKLSALGAPVPRFASVSSTGEAEAFAVEVGGAVVIKTVRGGYDGRGVVMADTPEDARDIVARYLADGVPVMVEEKVAMRRELAALVARSPFGQGAAWPVVETVQEDGICVTVVAPAPLLPTELASAASELALRLASELGVVGVLAVELFETTDGALLVNELAMRPHNSGHWTMDGARTSQFEQHLRAVLDYPLGDTTPLTPYTVMGNVIGAPVTPAMSMDERVHHLFARLPEAKVHLYGKEERPGRKIGHVNIVGDDWESLRERAERAAHWLSHADWTDGWDPHA from the coding sequence ATGGACGGCGTGCCACGAACCGGATCCTCCCACCCCGTCGTCGCGATGGTCGGCGGCGGCCAACTCGCCCGGATGACCCACCAGGCGGCAATCGCGCTGGGCCAGACGCTGCGGGTGCTGGCCGTGCGCAGCGACGAGTCCGCCGCGCAGGTCTCGCCCGACGTCGTCCTCGGCCACCACACCGACTACGAGGCGTTGCGCCGCGTCGCCGAGGGGGCCACCGCGCTGACCTTCGACCACGAGCACGTGCCCACCGAACTGCTGGAGAAACTCGTCGCCGACGGCGTCCCCGTCTATCCGCCGCCCTCGGCACTGGTGCACGCCCAGGACAAACTGGTGATGCGGCAGAAGCTGTCCGCGCTGGGCGCGCCCGTGCCGCGCTTCGCGTCGGTCTCTTCTACCGGAGAGGCCGAGGCGTTTGCTGTGGAGGTCGGGGGTGCCGTGGTGATCAAAACGGTGCGCGGCGGCTACGACGGCCGGGGCGTGGTGATGGCCGACACCCCGGAGGATGCCCGCGACATCGTCGCCCGCTACCTGGCCGACGGCGTGCCGGTGATGGTCGAGGAGAAGGTCGCGATGCGTCGCGAACTGGCGGCGCTGGTCGCGCGGTCGCCGTTCGGGCAGGGCGCGGCATGGCCGGTGGTCGAGACCGTGCAGGAGGACGGCATCTGCGTGACGGTTGTTGCGCCGGCTCCCTTGCTGCCCACTGAGTTGGCTTCTGCCGCCTCGGAATTGGCGCTGCGGCTGGCGTCCGAGTTGGGCGTGGTCGGGGTGCTGGCCGTGGAGCTGTTCGAGACGACCGACGGCGCGCTGCTGGTCAACGAACTCGCGATGCGTCCGCACAACTCCGGGCACTGGACCATGGACGGCGCCCGCACGTCTCAGTTCGAGCAGCACCTGCGCGCGGTGCTCGACTACCCGCTGGGCGACACGACGCCGCTGACGCCGTACACCGTGATGGGCAACGTGATCGGAGCTCCGGTGACGCCTGCGATGTCGATGGACGAGCGCGTGCACCACCTCTTCGCGCGACTGCCCGAGGCCAAGGTGCACCTCTACGGCAAGGAGGAGCGGCCCGGCCGCAAGATCGGGCACGTCAACATCGTCGGCGACGACTGGGAGTCGCTGCGCGAGCGCGCCGAGCGGGCGGCGCACTGGCTCTCGCACGCCGATTGGACCGACGGATGGGACCCGCACGCCTGA
- a CDS encoding SGNH/GDSL hydrolase family protein: MTGVLALAVAVLLLGYLGANRVARSEQSASSRALPPVVGTNLVMAPAAQIDSRPTLLAIGDSYVGGTGDPSVATYPERVVETMGWSLRVDAVGGSGYLSRTLPTGRVAPSLADRLAFDKANFDPDFIIIDAGRNDLLSPVDELVPAIEGYLRDVRSAWPRAKIVVIKPQYASTDVPESYPEVASAIDRTAAQIDAAAIDPIGDRWWDVPDLDSLLLEDNVHLNGAGSDYYAQRVVDALRAFGINPVQA; encoded by the coding sequence GTGACAGGCGTTTTGGCACTCGCTGTTGCTGTTCTCCTCCTCGGGTATCTCGGAGCCAACAGAGTGGCGAGGTCGGAGCAAAGTGCCTCATCGCGGGCGCTGCCCCCGGTCGTAGGAACCAACCTTGTGATGGCGCCAGCCGCTCAGATCGACAGCCGTCCGACGTTGCTCGCAATCGGCGATTCTTACGTCGGAGGTACCGGTGACCCTAGCGTCGCCACATATCCGGAACGGGTCGTCGAGACCATGGGATGGAGTCTGCGTGTCGACGCCGTGGGCGGGTCCGGCTATCTGTCCAGAACGCTGCCGACAGGTAGGGTTGCTCCGTCCTTGGCTGACCGGCTTGCCTTCGATAAGGCCAACTTCGATCCCGACTTCATCATCATCGACGCGGGTCGCAACGACCTGCTCTCACCAGTGGACGAGCTCGTCCCGGCTATCGAGGGATATCTACGTGATGTTCGATCGGCTTGGCCTCGAGCGAAAATCGTTGTGATCAAACCGCAGTACGCGTCGACCGACGTTCCCGAGTCGTACCCTGAAGTGGCTTCCGCCATCGACCGGACCGCGGCCCAAATCGACGCCGCGGCCATTGATCCTATCGGCGACCGATGGTGGGACGTGCCCGACCTCGACTCGCTGCTACTGGAAGACAACGTCCACCTCAACGGCGCAGGCTCCGACTACTACGCTCAGCGTGTCGTCGACGCGCTCAGAGCCTTCGGGATCAACCCGGTGCAGGCATAA
- a CDS encoding division plane positioning ATPase MipZ, which translates to MELLKRGWLVVRRRWHVVMIVVVGALVAVSLVNAAQRTEYTATSELFLRSPDVKTSTSAYQGDLFSRQRAQTYVSMLRSDELARLVIDKLALPESPGELVKRVKGDIVKDTVLITVSVTDDNAQRAANIANTYGAVFGQYIATVENVNNDPNIPALVVTVKAASAETAVRGGQSIWLLTALGAIAALVVSGLLLWFLEKFDTKLRSRQQIENLAHAPVIGSLPPTRSLSSRGVVDTYGEDHVFAEAARRLSVNVDHTARQLGTSRTPAIAIAAVQRSDGKTVVAMAVATALADRGYRVGYIDADRFGTVSSDTQAMATGEISLDGVEFVSLRSDELSLCEKTLRSAINKLAGVSEVILIDGPAFGDAAEAQMIAEVADAALLVVRPGRTSSVGLERLKSTMEVLDTPVIGIVVNHAKETGTLASTYI; encoded by the coding sequence ATGGAACTTCTGAAACGTGGATGGTTGGTCGTTCGCCGCCGTTGGCACGTAGTGATGATCGTCGTCGTAGGAGCGCTGGTTGCTGTCAGCTTGGTCAACGCTGCACAGCGGACTGAGTACACCGCGACGTCTGAATTGTTCCTTCGATCGCCGGACGTCAAGACCTCGACAAGCGCATACCAAGGCGATCTCTTCTCGCGACAACGCGCCCAGACATACGTCAGCATGTTGCGAAGTGACGAGTTGGCGCGACTGGTGATCGACAAGCTCGCCCTGCCCGAGTCGCCCGGGGAGCTTGTCAAGCGCGTGAAGGGTGATATCGTCAAAGACACTGTCCTGATCACGGTTTCCGTGACCGACGACAACGCTCAACGCGCCGCGAACATCGCGAACACCTATGGTGCTGTCTTCGGGCAGTACATTGCCACCGTAGAGAACGTCAACAACGATCCGAACATCCCAGCTCTCGTGGTGACGGTGAAAGCCGCGAGCGCTGAGACCGCGGTTCGCGGAGGTCAATCGATCTGGCTCCTGACCGCTTTGGGAGCAATCGCCGCACTCGTGGTGTCCGGGCTCCTCCTGTGGTTCCTCGAGAAGTTCGACACAAAGCTCCGTTCCCGGCAACAGATTGAGAACCTTGCGCATGCACCCGTTATCGGATCACTACCGCCGACGCGTTCGCTGAGCTCTCGGGGGGTCGTCGACACTTACGGTGAAGATCACGTGTTCGCCGAGGCTGCACGGCGCCTGTCCGTCAACGTAGACCACACCGCACGGCAACTGGGCACCTCCAGGACGCCGGCTATCGCAATCGCGGCGGTGCAACGGTCTGACGGCAAGACGGTTGTCGCGATGGCTGTCGCCACGGCTCTGGCCGATCGTGGTTACCGGGTGGGGTACATCGATGCGGATCGTTTCGGCACAGTGTCATCCGACACCCAGGCGATGGCGACTGGTGAGATTTCGCTCGACGGGGTCGAGTTCGTCTCGCTCCGAAGTGATGAGTTGTCGCTGTGCGAGAAGACGCTGCGATCGGCGATCAACAAGCTGGCCGGAGTCTCCGAAGTGATCCTCATCGACGGGCCTGCATTCGGAGACGCGGCGGAAGCTCAGATGATCGCCGAAGTCGCCGACGCCGCGCTACTCGTGGTGCGTCCCGGACGAACGAGCTCGGTGGGACTCGAAAGGCTGAAGTCCACCATGGAAGTGCTCGACACGCCCGTGATAGGCATTGTGGTCAACCACGCCAAGGAGACGGGAACACTGGCATCGACATATATCTAG
- a CDS encoding glycosyltransferase encodes MVTLISPDGAYGGPLRVALNQAEILIDFGHEVEIAAGTWGYERIPGSIGSVPVLLFPARKLVPGFGYAAVCAPKMGSWIAANAANYDIAHVHFARDLVAIPAARRLQRSGVPTVLQTHGMVVPRSHPLASTVDRLSTNRLLSSAAAVLALSKREVADLRRVGGQNLPVQELANGVPLARQTARASDDPTAVPEVLFFARLHERKRGAAFAEAALKLLTSGTKARFSIVGHPEGDEQAVDHIIARARKLGFGDEALAREPPTPPDKALERMSRASVYVLPAAREPFAMTILEALALELPVVMCADGGLAQFVTQHRCGVVVDGSVASLATAIDDLLVDRDAARQMGARGRRAVEAELSITAVGRQLEAIYERVIHSRKESV; translated from the coding sequence GTGGTGACGCTCATCTCACCGGACGGCGCCTACGGTGGTCCGCTGAGGGTGGCGCTGAACCAGGCGGAGATCTTGATTGACTTCGGTCATGAGGTCGAGATTGCTGCCGGCACATGGGGTTACGAGCGCATACCTGGGAGCATCGGTTCTGTGCCGGTGTTGTTGTTCCCCGCACGCAAGTTGGTGCCAGGGTTCGGTTACGCGGCGGTGTGCGCGCCGAAGATGGGTTCATGGATCGCGGCCAACGCGGCGAACTACGACATCGCCCATGTCCACTTCGCACGCGATCTGGTAGCGATCCCAGCGGCACGGAGACTCCAGCGGTCGGGAGTGCCAACTGTGTTGCAGACCCACGGCATGGTGGTCCCGCGAAGCCATCCGCTGGCGAGTACGGTCGACCGACTGTCGACCAACCGTCTGTTGTCGAGTGCGGCCGCAGTACTGGCACTCTCCAAACGTGAGGTCGCCGACCTCCGCAGGGTCGGCGGTCAGAACCTGCCAGTGCAGGAACTCGCTAACGGGGTGCCATTAGCACGCCAGACCGCGCGCGCCAGCGATGACCCCACTGCTGTCCCGGAGGTGCTGTTCTTCGCGCGGCTCCACGAACGCAAGCGCGGAGCTGCATTCGCAGAAGCTGCGTTGAAGCTGCTCACCTCCGGAACCAAGGCGCGCTTCAGCATCGTCGGGCATCCCGAGGGTGACGAACAGGCCGTAGACCACATCATCGCTCGCGCACGCAAATTAGGTTTCGGCGACGAAGCGCTCGCGCGTGAGCCACCGACGCCGCCGGACAAGGCTCTTGAACGAATGTCCCGCGCTTCGGTGTACGTGCTGCCGGCGGCACGAGAGCCGTTCGCGATGACGATACTCGAGGCTTTGGCGCTGGAGTTGCCGGTCGTCATGTGCGCAGACGGTGGACTCGCGCAGTTCGTCACACAACACAGGTGTGGCGTCGTCGTCGACGGTTCCGTCGCCTCATTGGCCACAGCGATCGACGATCTGTTGGTTGACCGTGACGCTGCGCGTCAAATGGGCGCTCGAGGCCGACGCGCCGTTGAGGCGGAGCTGAGCATCACCGCGGTGGGCCGTCAACTCGAGGCGATCTACGAGAGAGTCATCCACAGCCGGAAGGAATCGGTATGA
- a CDS encoding NADH:flavin oxidoreductase/NADH oxidase, with translation MTTHLFDPLTLRGVTFAHRVWMSPMMQFAAVPDGPDTGTPTDWHVAHLGARAVGGAALVMTEATAILPQGRSSDYDLGLWNDTQARALQRITTFLTGLGAVPGIQLVHAGRKGSTGRPWPDPDRTQNSWPTTGPSAVSFGRLPAPDELTVDEIAHITKAFGAAAARAAHAGFRVLELHGAHGYLIHQFLSPQSNHRTDRYGGSLTNRMRFAIEVVDEVRRHWPDELPLFFRTSATDWLAGDTDDERPGWTVADAVELAAVLEEHGVDLADVSSGGIVHDAPITVGPGYQVPFAQAVRDKAGIPTAAVGLITDAHQAETIVSDGQADAVFLARELLRNPMWPRQAAAALGHMLAPPPQYTRAFT, from the coding sequence ATGACCACGCATCTGTTCGATCCGTTGACGCTGCGCGGCGTCACCTTCGCACACCGGGTGTGGATGTCGCCGATGATGCAGTTCGCCGCGGTCCCGGACGGACCCGACACCGGCACACCCACCGACTGGCACGTCGCGCATCTGGGGGCGCGCGCCGTCGGCGGCGCCGCGCTGGTGATGACGGAGGCGACGGCGATCCTGCCGCAGGGCCGCAGCAGCGACTACGACCTCGGCCTGTGGAACGACACCCAGGCCCGCGCCCTGCAGCGGATCACCACGTTCCTGACGGGACTCGGCGCGGTCCCCGGCATCCAGTTGGTGCACGCCGGCCGCAAGGGCTCGACGGGCCGACCGTGGCCGGACCCGGACCGCACGCAGAACAGTTGGCCGACAACAGGTCCCAGCGCGGTGTCGTTCGGCCGCCTCCCGGCGCCCGACGAACTGACCGTTGACGAGATCGCCCACATCACGAAAGCGTTCGGCGCGGCGGCCGCCCGCGCCGCGCACGCCGGCTTCCGAGTGCTCGAACTGCACGGCGCGCACGGCTATCTGATCCATCAATTCCTGTCCCCGCAGTCCAACCACCGCACCGACCGGTACGGCGGATCGCTGACGAACCGGATGCGATTCGCCATCGAGGTGGTCGACGAGGTCCGTCGGCACTGGCCCGACGAGCTGCCGCTGTTCTTCCGCACCTCGGCCACCGATTGGCTCGCCGGCGACACCGACGACGAGCGGCCGGGCTGGACCGTCGCCGACGCCGTCGAACTGGCGGCTGTGCTCGAGGAGCACGGGGTGGACCTCGCTGACGTGTCCAGCGGCGGCATCGTTCATGACGCCCCGATCACGGTCGGACCGGGCTATCAGGTGCCGTTCGCGCAGGCAGTGCGTGACAAGGCCGGCATCCCGACGGCCGCGGTCGGGTTGATCACCGACGCCCACCAGGCCGAGACCATCGTCAGCGACGGCCAGGCCGACGCGGTGTTCCTGGCCCGTGAGCTGCTGCGCAACCCGATGTGGCCGCGGCAGGCCGCCGCGGCGCTCGGCCACATGCTGGCCCCTCCGCCGCAGTACACCCGGGCGTTCACCTAG
- a CDS encoding glycosyltransferase family 4 protein: protein MKITIIGINYAPEVTGIAPYTTGLAEGLARAGHDVSVVTGLPHYPEWRIAPGYKATEPTLINGVWVRRVRHYVPTKPSPRGRVLMEASFAQAAVRAGWRKPDVVITVSPTLLSSAAVVAKARLLRIPCGVVVQDLYSRGVVETGAMSGAPARLAAAFEGAVLGSASGVSVIHDRFVDNVEKLGVDRTKVTVIRNWTHLATEEEELVREEVRAAFGWEPSDIVAVHAGNMGVKQGLQNVVAAGKLQGDRDGENSRVRFVLIGDGNQRRMLEEEAGGVPSVSILDTLPDQEFRSVLKAADVLLVNEKPGVGEMAVPSKLTSYFVSGRPVVAATDPSSGTAHEITLSGAGRLVPPGDPAALLSAVVAVGTDSEAGERMGVLAKRFASTTLDARTAIDSYESWCHSLVARCR, encoded by the coding sequence ATGAAAATCACCATCATCGGCATCAACTACGCACCGGAAGTCACTGGTATCGCTCCATACACCACCGGTTTGGCCGAGGGACTGGCGCGCGCCGGACACGATGTCAGTGTGGTGACGGGTCTGCCGCATTACCCGGAATGGCGTATCGCACCGGGATACAAGGCAACTGAGCCGACATTGATCAACGGAGTATGGGTACGTCGAGTCAGGCACTACGTTCCCACCAAGCCGAGCCCTCGCGGAAGAGTGCTGATGGAGGCCAGCTTCGCTCAGGCCGCAGTTCGCGCAGGCTGGAGGAAGCCGGACGTTGTGATCACCGTCAGCCCCACCTTGCTGTCGAGCGCGGCGGTGGTGGCGAAGGCGCGACTGCTGCGAATCCCCTGTGGGGTCGTGGTTCAGGACCTCTACAGCCGTGGCGTCGTCGAGACAGGGGCCATGAGCGGTGCGCCGGCCCGCCTGGCTGCAGCCTTCGAGGGTGCGGTATTGGGATCCGCGAGTGGTGTCTCGGTTATTCACGACCGATTCGTCGACAACGTGGAGAAGCTGGGAGTCGACCGCACCAAGGTCACCGTGATCCGCAACTGGACTCACCTTGCGACTGAGGAAGAGGAGTTGGTCAGAGAAGAGGTACGCGCGGCTTTTGGGTGGGAACCCAGCGACATCGTCGCTGTCCATGCAGGGAACATGGGGGTCAAGCAAGGTCTGCAGAATGTGGTCGCTGCGGGAAAGCTTCAAGGTGACCGTGACGGCGAGAACTCGCGTGTGCGATTCGTTCTCATCGGCGATGGTAATCAGCGCAGGATGCTTGAAGAGGAAGCCGGAGGCGTACCGAGCGTCTCCATACTGGACACGCTGCCTGACCAAGAATTCCGGAGCGTCCTCAAGGCTGCCGATGTCCTGTTGGTGAATGAGAAGCCCGGGGTAGGCGAGATGGCTGTACCGAGCAAGCTGACCTCGTACTTCGTCAGTGGCAGGCCCGTCGTCGCTGCGACTGACCCGTCGAGCGGTACCGCGCACGAGATCACGTTGTCCGGAGCTGGGCGGCTCGTCCCACCAGGCGATCCCGCCGCGCTCCTGTCAGCCGTCGTTGCGGTTGGAACCGACTCCGAGGCCGGTGAGCGGATGGGAGTTCTCGCGAAGAGGTTCGCGTCAACCACACTGGATGCCCGTACGGCGATCGATTCCTATGAGTCCTGGTGTCACTCGCTGGTTGCGCGGTGCAGATGA
- a CDS encoding MFS transporter, with protein sequence MTTTTQSRTTWHREITRTQWLVLAGTTLGWGLDGFAGSLYVLVLGPTMTELLPNSGIGVTPSAIGLYGGLTVTMFLLGWAVGGICFGMLADYFGRTRVLSLGILTYAVFTALAAFSDTWWQLALLRFIAGVGSGVEAPVGAALIAETWRNRFRARAGGIMMSGYAGGFFVAAAVYAAFGHYGWRLMLGLAVLPALLVWFIRRYVSEPEEVGAHLNRRRDRKRRNEKDTFVLKRLFTRPLLTPTLVCTALATGSLIAFWSVSTWYPQIIRQFTASDGLPKETADHRVAIASMLFNAGGIVGYALWGFLADAFGRRKTFGLCFAVSAAAILLTFAFDRTYTEYLIAMPILGFGLFGALSGTFIYGPELFPVSVRATALAVCNSAGRFVTAFGPLVAGVIAASWFDGNLGLATASVAALGAVAVIGLAFAPETRGLPLPAEPDTHGSK encoded by the coding sequence ATGACCACCACGACGCAATCCCGCACCACCTGGCACCGCGAGATCACCCGCACGCAGTGGCTGGTGCTCGCCGGGACGACGCTGGGCTGGGGCCTCGACGGGTTCGCCGGCAGCCTCTACGTGCTGGTGCTCGGACCGACGATGACGGAGTTGCTGCCCAACAGCGGCATCGGCGTCACCCCGTCGGCCATCGGACTGTACGGCGGCCTGACGGTGACGATGTTCCTGCTCGGCTGGGCGGTCGGCGGGATCTGTTTCGGCATGCTCGCCGACTATTTCGGCCGCACCCGGGTGCTGTCGCTGGGCATCCTGACCTACGCGGTGTTCACCGCGCTGGCCGCCTTCTCCGACACCTGGTGGCAGCTGGCGCTGCTGCGGTTCATCGCCGGCGTCGGGTCCGGAGTGGAGGCGCCCGTCGGCGCCGCGCTGATCGCGGAGACGTGGCGCAACCGGTTCCGTGCCCGCGCCGGCGGCATCATGATGAGCGGATACGCCGGCGGGTTCTTCGTCGCCGCCGCCGTGTACGCCGCGTTCGGCCACTACGGCTGGCGGTTGATGCTCGGCCTCGCGGTGCTGCCTGCGCTGCTGGTGTGGTTCATCCGCCGCTACGTCTCGGAGCCCGAGGAGGTCGGCGCCCACCTGAATCGTCGTCGAGATCGCAAGCGCCGCAACGAAAAAGACACGTTCGTCCTCAAGAGATTGTTCACCCGGCCGCTGCTGACCCCGACGCTGGTGTGCACAGCGTTGGCGACCGGCTCGCTGATCGCCTTCTGGAGCGTCTCGACCTGGTACCCGCAGATCATCCGCCAGTTCACCGCATCCGACGGGCTGCCCAAGGAGACGGCTGATCACCGCGTCGCCATCGCCTCGATGCTGTTCAACGCTGGCGGCATCGTCGGTTACGCGCTGTGGGGCTTCCTGGCCGATGCGTTCGGACGGCGCAAGACGTTCGGGCTGTGCTTCGCGGTGTCCGCCGCGGCGATCCTGCTGACGTTCGCGTTCGACCGCACCTACACCGAGTACCTGATCGCGATGCCGATCCTCGGGTTCGGGTTGTTCGGCGCGCTGTCGGGCACGTTCATCTACGGGCCTGAGCTGTTCCCGGTCAGTGTGCGGGCGACCGCGCTGGCGGTCTGCAACAGCGCCGGCCGGTTCGTCACCGCGTTCGGGCCGCTGGTGGCCGGCGTCATCGCGGCCTCCTGGTTCGACGGCAACCTCGGCCTGGCCACCGCGTCGGTGGCGGCGCTGGGCGCGGTCGCCGTCATCGGCCTGGCATTCGCGCCGGAAACCCGCGGCTTGCCGCTGCCCGCCGAGCCGGACACGCACGGGAGCAAGTGA
- a CDS encoding GtrA family protein, whose protein sequence is MSFADATIKRLPGPLRPYAERHHELIKFAIVGATTFVIDSAIFFTLKLTILEPKPVTAKIIAGIVAVIASYILNREWSFRDRGGREKHHEALLFFGVSGVGVLLSMAPLWISSYVLMLRVPMVSLFTENIADFVSAYIVGNLLQMAFRFWAFRRFVFPDEFGRNPDKALESTLTGGGIAEALEDEYEIRHPADATVTPMRSSRRRRARQYDAETRISKTS, encoded by the coding sequence GTGTCCTTTGCCGATGCGACGATCAAGCGTCTCCCCGGGCCGCTCCGTCCCTATGCGGAGCGGCACCACGAGCTGATCAAGTTCGCCATCGTCGGCGCGACGACGTTCGTCATCGATTCGGCGATCTTCTTCACGCTGAAGCTGACGATCCTCGAGCCCAAGCCGGTCACGGCGAAGATCATCGCCGGCATCGTCGCGGTGATCGCGTCGTACATCCTGAATCGGGAGTGGAGCTTCCGGGACCGGGGTGGCCGGGAGAAGCACCACGAGGCGCTGCTGTTCTTCGGAGTCAGCGGGGTGGGCGTGCTGCTGAGCATGGCCCCGCTGTGGATCTCGAGCTATGTGCTGATGCTGCGCGTGCCGATGGTCTCGCTGTTCACCGAGAACATCGCCGACTTCGTGTCGGCCTACATCGTCGGCAACCTGCTGCAGATGGCGTTCCGGTTCTGGGCGTTCCGCCGCTTCGTCTTCCCCGACGAGTTCGGGCGCAACCCGGACAAGGCGCTGGAGTCCACGTTGACCGGCGGTGGCATCGCCGAGGCGCTCGAGGACGAGTACGAGATCCGGCATCCCGCCGATGCCACGGTGACGCCCATGAGGTCGTCGCGCCGCCGCCGCGCCCGTCAGTACGACGCCGAGACGCGGATCTCGAAAACGTCCTAG
- a CDS encoding aldehyde dehydrogenase family protein: MTSVTPVTPRPLEDVRATRDIINPATTAVITTVAEHTAADVDAAVAGAKAAFDHGPWPAMVRSDRAKLLLRIAEAIETHSERLFRLETQNNGRPITETRAQLSRVPEWFRYNAGLLAAQRNAVLPGDGPYLTYQRRLPLGVCGIITPFNHPMLILARSLSAALANGNTVVVKPSELTPLTTLALAEILAEAGVPDGVVTVVTGGRDVGVALTEHPDVAKITLTGGTEAGRSASVATAARFARMTAELGGKTPVVVFDDVDPVAAAEGAAFAAFIAAGQSCVAGSRFLVQRGIYDRFVDALAARATAIRVGDPSAPGTQMGPVISARQRHKIVALIRTGVDEGARLAAGGTPPELPPHLKDGYFVAPTVFADATMDMTVAREEIFGPVAVVIPFDTEADAVAMANDNLYGLGAGVWTRDVARAHRVADAIVAGMVWINDHHRLEPSLPWGGVKESGIGKDAGTESFDDFSWVKTVVVRTADSSVDWYGASAETRLN, translated from the coding sequence ATGACTTCTGTAACCCCGGTCACACCGCGTCCGCTCGAGGACGTCCGCGCGACCCGCGACATCATCAACCCCGCGACGACCGCCGTCATCACGACCGTCGCCGAGCACACCGCCGCCGACGTGGACGCCGCGGTGGCCGGCGCCAAGGCCGCGTTCGACCACGGTCCGTGGCCCGCCATGGTCCGCAGTGACCGAGCCAAGCTGCTGTTGCGCATCGCCGAAGCGATCGAGACCCACTCCGAGCGGCTGTTCCGTCTCGAGACGCAGAACAACGGGCGGCCCATCACCGAGACCCGCGCCCAGCTGTCCCGGGTGCCGGAGTGGTTCCGCTACAACGCGGGACTGCTTGCCGCGCAACGCAATGCGGTGTTACCCGGCGACGGCCCCTATCTGACCTACCAGCGGCGGCTGCCGTTGGGCGTGTGCGGCATCATCACGCCGTTCAATCACCCGATGCTGATCCTGGCCCGCAGCCTGTCGGCGGCGCTCGCCAACGGCAACACCGTGGTGGTCAAGCCTTCCGAGCTGACACCGCTGACGACGCTCGCGCTGGCCGAGATCCTCGCCGAAGCCGGCGTGCCCGACGGCGTGGTCACCGTCGTCACCGGGGGCCGCGACGTGGGTGTCGCGCTCACCGAGCATCCCGATGTCGCCAAGATCACGCTGACCGGCGGCACCGAGGCCGGCCGCTCGGCGTCGGTGGCGACGGCCGCGCGGTTCGCCCGGATGACCGCCGAGCTCGGCGGCAAGACGCCGGTGGTGGTGTTCGACGACGTCGACCCGGTGGCGGCTGCCGAGGGGGCGGCGTTCGCGGCGTTCATCGCGGCCGGCCAATCCTGCGTCGCCGGTTCACGATTCCTGGTCCAGCGCGGCATCTACGACCGCTTCGTCGACGCGCTGGCCGCCCGCGCGACCGCGATCCGCGTCGGCGACCCGAGCGCGCCCGGCACCCAGATGGGACCGGTGATCAGCGCCCGCCAGCGCCACAAGATCGTCGCGCTGATCCGCACCGGCGTCGACGAGGGCGCCCGGCTCGCGGCCGGCGGCACACCACCCGAACTGCCCCCGCACCTGAAAGACGGCTACTTCGTCGCCCCCACCGTCTTCGCCGACGCCACGATGGACATGACGGTCGCGCGGGAGGAGATCTTCGGCCCCGTCGCCGTGGTGATCCCCTTCGACACCGAGGCCGACGCCGTCGCGATGGCCAACGACAACCTCTACGGGCTCGGCGCCGGGGTGTGGACTCGCGACGTCGCGCGGGCGCACCGGGTGGCCGACGCGATCGTCGCGGGCATGGTGTGGATCAACGACCACCACCGCCTGGAGCCGTCTCTGCCGTGGGGCGGGGTCAAGGAATCCGGCATCGGAAAGGACGCGGGCACAGAGTCGTTCGATGACTTCTCGTGGGTGAAGACGGTCGTGGTGCGCACCGCGGACTCGTCTGTCGACTGGTACGGCGCCTCCGCCGAGACCCGACTGAACTGA
- a CDS encoding DapH/DapD/GlmU-related protein, with product MVTHAFGNGAVANRFDLSGFTGEGYDKGRSIPVQILWLAVSRLIVRKWWCPNALRIALLRAFGATIGAGTIIRSDVKIHWPWKLTLGSHCWIGEEAWILNLEPVTIGANTCISQAALLCTGSHARRSATFEFDNGPIVVGNSVWVGARATILRGVDIGDGATLGATALVPHDVKSGEVVLAPKGVSQP from the coding sequence ATGGTGACTCATGCATTCGGGAACGGAGCTGTCGCAAACCGATTCGACCTCAGTGGGTTCACCGGCGAGGGATACGACAAGGGGCGCAGTATCCCTGTGCAGATTCTTTGGCTGGCCGTCTCGCGATTGATCGTGAGGAAATGGTGGTGCCCGAACGCGTTGCGCATCGCGCTCCTACGCGCATTCGGGGCGACTATCGGTGCAGGCACCATCATCCGATCGGATGTCAAGATTCATTGGCCGTGGAAGTTGACCCTCGGTTCCCACTGCTGGATCGGTGAGGAGGCGTGGATCCTCAATCTTGAGCCCGTCACCATCGGCGCTAACACGTGTATCTCTCAGGCCGCGCTGCTCTGCACCGGCAGTCACGCACGACGCAGTGCCACGTTCGAATTCGACAACGGTCCGATTGTGGTCGGGAACTCCGTATGGGTGGGAGCGCGAGCGACGATCTTGCGGGGTGTCGACATCGGCGACGGCGCGACATTGGGTGCGACCGCACTCGTGCCGCATGACGTGAAGAGCGGCGAAGTAGTTCTAGCTCCAAAGGGGGTATCTCAACCATGA